TGGATCAGCAAGTGGGTCAGTGAGCGATACCCCAAGGCCATACAAATACTCGACTACTATCACGCCGTGGAGCATATGGCAAAGGCCGCCGAATATGCGCCTGACGCTAAAAAATGGCTAAAAATACAAAAGAAGAGATTGTTAGAAAATCAACTCAATCTTGTCATTAAAGACATTGAGGCGATCAAGAGCTTACCCAAAGAATTTGCCGTAGCCTACTGAAGTACTTAGAAAACAATGCCTACCGAATGAATTACAAGCACTACCGACAACAGGGATGGTTCATAGGTAGTGGGGCAATAGAGTCGGCTCACAAAACACTAATACAGGCCCGAATGAAATTGAGTGGCCAATGGTGGTCTAATAGTGGTTGCGATAATATACTCAAACTAAGAGTTGCTCTGATGAGCAATAAAGGAAAGCTCCTCAAAAACGTAATCCTGCGCAAGGCCGCGTAAATTTGAAATACACCCGGCCAATTCTTCCAAACATTTAAGCGTAGACAAAATCAAAATACTGAGCGTAGTCAGGCGCTGTTGACCGTCAATGATATGAAAGTTTTTATTATTTGAGGTCTGTAATACCAAATATCCCATGTAATGCTCGCTTTCCTCGTCAGAAAGCAGCAATTTAATATCTTTCCACAAATCATCCCATTGCTCTGTTTCCCAGGTGTAGTCCCTTTGAAATTTAGGAATTTCATATCTCAAGCCGTTCCCCATCAACTGACGATACGTTTTATTTGAGGTACCCTGTATGCCTTTCATATCAATGATCGATTCTGTTTGAAAAACAAAATTAGCCATATTTCCGCAGGAGGTGACATTTGGCTGCTAATTCCCCACGACATCTTTGTGTCAAGTTTGCTTGCGGAAAGAGGAAAAAAGACCCCACACGGCCTTTTACTAAAAACAATCGTTTGTCATGCTCAATCGCCGAAATTTCCTCAAAACGGGCCTATTGGCTGCGGCTTTTCCAGTCTGCCGGACAAGTGCTGACACCGACGAACTTCCTCATTGGCCTCTGCCAAACCTGAAAGCGCTCTTCCCCGAAATTATTAAACTTGAATCCGTTGAACTCCTGAAAACGCAGGGAGAACTGATGCTTGTCGTGCGGGCAAACGGACAACTCGGCATCACGCAGTGCAATGACCGGATGCATCACCTGACCTCGTTATTGAAAGGACTGGTCTTGCCGCATTTTGCGGGAAAAGATGCGCGCGATTTACCCCAATTGGTCGACAACGCCTACCGCCTCAACAGCAATTATAAATATGCGGGAATGCCCCTTTGGAACTGCATCGGCAGCGTCGAAATTGCAGTATGGGATGTGTTGGGAAAAATCCTTCAACAGCCTGTTTATCAATTACTGGGCAAGCCGGTCAGAAGCGAATACCCGGTGTACATTTCTGATTTTAACCGCGAAGGCAACCCCGAAAAAATCGCTGATCAACTCTTGGAAAAACTGACGGTAACGGGAGCCAATGGGGTAAAAATAAAGGTAGGCGGACGCATGGTCAACACTCCCGAAAATGCCGCCCAAACGCGAAAATACATACCAATGTTACGCAAGGTTTTGGGCAATGAAATCATCATGTATGCCGATGCCAACGGCTCCTATACGCCGCGTGAAGGCATTGAAACGGGCAAATTGCTCGAAGACAACGGCGTAGCCATTTTTGAAGAACCCTGCAATTTTGAAGACGAAGAAGGCATGAAAACTGTCACCAAAGCCCTGTCTAAAATTATGCTGGCGGGTGGCGAGCAGGACAGCAGTTTGTATCGTTTCCGGCGCTTGGCCCGGGAGAATGTCTATGACCTCCTCCAACCCGACATGTACTATAACGGCGGCATATTACGGACGCTGCAAGTAGCCGAAATAGCCAAAAAATACGGAGCCGTGGGTATTGCACCGCATACCCCCAAAGCCGACCCGCTCATTGCCCCTTTTTGGCAGGTGGCAGCGTTGATTCCCAACCTTTACGGCCTGCAGGAGTTTGTGTATAATCCCACCGAAAAAAAGCCGACCTGGCACACCGACATTCGCCTGACAAATGGAAAAATGACCATCCCCGATCGTGCAGGTTTGGGAATAAACTATGACGCATCCATCTGGCAGTCGGCCGAACGAATTGTGTAGAATGCAACAACAGAACATTATCCATAACACATTTTTAAAAATGAAAAAAGCCCCCTTTTTTTGGTACCTCACCGGCATAGTCTTCCTTGTACACTCCGCCATTTTTGCGCAGCTCAAACACCTCCGCAACCTCAGCAAACTCCCCGACCACCCGCGCATCCTGCTGTTGAAAGGTGAAGAAAAAGGCATTCAGAAAAACATTGCGTCTGATAAAAACTGGGCCGTTATTCATCAGACCATTTTAACCGAAAGTGATAAGATCATCGGCCTGCCGCCGCTGGAACGCATTCAGATCGGACGTCGATTGCTCGACAAATCGCGCGAGGCCCTGCGCCGGATCTTTATGCTTTCGTACGCGTACCGCATGACGCTGGACCAAAAATACCTCACCCGGGCCGAGACCGAGCTGCTGACCGTTTCGAAATTTTCAGACTGGAATCCGTCCCACTTTCTGGACGTGGGTGAAATGACCCTGGCCGTGGCCATCGGCTACGATTGGCTCTACCATGACCTGCAAAAATCGTCGTTGCCCATCCTCAAAGAAGCCATCCTGAAAAAAGGCATCGAACCCTCGATGGACCCTAAATACAACAGCTGGCTGACGGCTTCTCACAACTGGAATCAGGTCTGCAACGCAGGCATGACCTACGGTGCCCTGGCCATTTATGAAGACAATCCCCCCTTATCCAAACAAATCATTGACCGCGCCATTGAGTCCATCAAACTTCCCATGGAAGATTATAATCCCGACGGAGCTTATCCCGAAGGCTACAGCTACTGGGGCTACGGCACAAGCTTTAACGTACTGTTTTTGAGCGCCGTCCAAAAAGCCCTCGGCAGCGATTTCGGCTTATCCAACGGACGCGGATTCCTGAATACGGCCGCTTATTATCAGCACATGGTAGGCACGTCGGGCAAAACCTTCAACTACTCCGACGCCGGCAGCGGCTCGGGTGGCGTCAGTCCGGCGGTATTTTGGTTTGCCAACCGTACCCAAAACCCTTCACTGTTGTTCAACGAAAAGACCCTACTGCAAAAAGGCAGTTCCTCCATGGGGCGCGATCGCATTTTACCCGCCGCCATGATCTGGGGCAACGGGCTCAGTTTTGCAAATGTAACCGCGCCCAAAGCCCTCCTATGGGCCGGACAGGGTAAGAACCCCGTGGCCATGATGCGCTCTTCATGGACCGACCCCTCCGCTATATACGTAGGGATAAAAGCCGGCTCGCCTTCCGTCAACCACGGCCACATGGACATCGGCGCGTTTGTGATGGACGCGCTCGGCGAGCGCTGGTCGATGGACTTGGGCATGCAGGAGTACGAATCGTTGGAATCAAAAGGAGTCAAACTTTGGGACAAAGGCCAAAATGCGCAGCGTTGGGAAATATATCGGTACAATAACATGGCCCACAGTACCCTGACCTTCAACAATGAGCTGCAACGCGTGGAAGGGTACGCACCTCTCGCGGGCACCGTCAACAAACAGGCCTTTACGGGGGCCATCACGGACATGAGTGCCGTGTACAAAAATGCCGTTCTGTCGGCCCAACGCGGCATTGCGATCGTGGACGGTCAATACGTGGTGGTAAAAGATGAAATTTTGACCAACGACAAAGCAGCCACCGTGAAATGGGTCATGGTTACGCCCGCAGACGTGCGCATCGGAGCAAACGGCACGGCCGAATTAAGCCAAAACGGCAAGCGCCTCCAACTGAAAGTTGCCGAACCCACCAATGCCGTCCTCAAAACCCGCCCCGCTCAGCCTTCGCACGACTACGATGCCCCCAATCCGGGGGTCACACTCATCGAAGTGGAAATCCCCCTGCCCGCCAATGCGAAAAGTACCATTAATGTATTGCTGGTGCCCGAAGGGATCTCGGTCAACAAAGAGACGAAAATTCCGTCATTGAGTGATTGGAAGAAGTGATTGTTTAGAAATGCAGGAATTTTTATCCCTTAATGATTCATGAAGAAATGGCTTTTGCTACTGCTGACGTCGGCAGGAACTGCGCGTTTGCGGTTCGAAATCCTGCCGACATTCCTGTTCACCTCTGTATTACAGGCGCAGACCCTCAACCAGACCGATGACGGGTTTAGGGGCATTTGGTACCACATCGGCAAGCTCGACAACGAGTACGTTCATAAATACAGCGGCGGGCTTGGCACTTACCCCGCCAATCACAGCCCCTTTGCCGTATATAGCCCCCAAGCCAACAGGACATTTTTCTGCTTCGGCGGCGCGTCCAAAGACGCCAAGCCAAGCCTTCTGCACGAAATTTCGTACTTCGACCATATCACCGGCCAAGTGGCCCGTCCGACCATCGTGCTCAACAAAGCCACCGACGACGCCCACGACAACCCCGTCCTGAACATCGACGCCCAAGGCTATGTTTGGGTGTTTTCAACCTCCCACGGCGTGGAACGCCCTTCGTATATCCACCGCAGCCGTAAACCGTACGATATCAGCGCCTTTGATAAAATCGAGCCTACCTATCTCAAAAACGGCAAACAAATGCCCTTCGATAACTTCTCGTACCTGCAAAGTTTTTATCAACAAGGGAAAGGTTTCTTCCACCTCATGACGCATTATGAGCGGGGAATGCTGAAATACGGCACCAATAAACCGCGTCGCACCATTGGGTACATTACGAGCAACGACGGCATCCAATGGTCTGCTATTAAAGACATTGGCACCATTGAAGAAGGACATTACCAAACGGGCGGCCACCGGAACCACAGGATCGGCACGGCCTTCAATATGCACCCCGACACCGAAAAAGGCGCAGGCCTGGACTACCGCACCAACCTGTATTATGTACAAACCGATGATTTCGGGCAAAGTTGGCAAAATGCTCAGGGCCAACAACAGCCCCTACCCCTCTCCACGCCCCAAAACGGCAGCTTGGTGAAAGAATACCGTTCGGCGGGGTTGAACGTCTACATAAACGATCTGACCTACGACGCCAAAGGGCGGCCGATCATTTTGTTCGTCACGAGCAAAGGCCCCGACCCCGGGCCGGGTCAGGGCCCGCATACGTGGCAGGTGGCTTTTTTCAACGGCAAACAGTGGGAGATCCATCCCGTAACCACCTCCGACCACAACTACGACATGGGTTCGCTGTACGTCGAAGATGCCACAACCTGGAAAATCATCGGCCCCACCGAACCGGGCCCCCAAGCCTACGGAACGGGCGGCGAAGTGGCGGTCCTGATCAGTAAAAATCAAGGAAAAACATGGCAAAAACAGATCAGCCTGACCCCCAACAGCACCTTTAATCACTCTTACGTACGCAGGCCGCTGAACGCGCATCCCGATTTTTACGCTTTTTGGGCCGATGGCCACGCACGACAGCCCTCGGAGTCGTCGCTGTATTTTTCCACTCAAAAGGGCGAAGTATTTCGATTGCCGCGTCAAATGAAAAATGCGTTTGAAAGGCCGATTCGGGTCAATCCGTAAGCCACAACTGCGGCCCGTCTATTCCTGAAGTTTGACGGTCGGCCAGTTTTTATCGGCTTTATCAATAAAACCGGTTTGGTCTTTACGCCAGGTATCCATGACTTTTTTGCTGTAATTGAGGTACAACTTTCCGTCGCTGACCGTCCATGCGTCGGGATCGGTAGGTGCTTTGTGGCCATCGGCCGTTCCGTATGCGCAGTAACCGCCGTATTGAGGCGCGAACTTTTCAGGTGCTGCTTTGAAAGCTTCCCGGTTTTCGCGGTTGGCGAAATACCATTTGCCGCCCTTCCACACCTCAACAAACGCCGGGTTTCCCTTCACCGGGGCCGATTGGGTAAAATACGCGACGACATCATAGCCTCTGACCGCGACACTGTCTTTGACGAAAATTTCTGATTTCTGCGCCTGTAAATGAATGGCAACGGCCATCAAAACAATAATCCATGCTGCTGACTTTTTCATATTTGTTTGCTTTTACGTATCAATAACACCGCAAAGTTGGCGGAAATCAAAACGTCAGATTGTCGGCTACACGACACTCGTTGACATTTTAGGGGGTTGCGCCTGTCAACTATTACCACAACCGGTTATTCTGTCGAAAAAACGTCATGAAGTTTTTCACCTTCGGTCTTTTCGGCATTAAATCGCGCCCCTTTTTGCTTTTATAACTATGCACAAACCCCTCTCCATGAAGACTTTTTCTTTGCTTTTGCTTTTCAGCCTCGGATCGTTTTCCGGCCATGCCCAATCGAATGGTACGTCCGGCGAAAAACAACATTTTCAACAGGCCCTCACCAACGGCCAAGCCGCCAATGAGGCCTTTCGTCGCAGTCATCGTTTTTTGATGGGGTGGCTCACCAAAGCCGACCCCGCCACGGGGCTGATTCCGCGAAATCTCAAGGAAAGTACCTGTATCTGGAACGCCTGGGATGCCGCCGCCGACAATTATCCGTTCATGGTCATGACCGCCGCCATGCTGGACAAACCCCTCTTTGAGGGAAAAATGCGCGAAATGCTCGCCGCCGAAACGCGCCTCACGTCGCGCATTGGCCGCCTGCCCGATAC
Above is a window of Runella slithyformis DSM 19594 DNA encoding:
- a CDS encoding DUF262 domain-containing protein; amino-acid sequence: MKGIQGTSNKTYRQLMGNGLRYEIPKFQRDYTWETEQWDDLWKDIKLLLSDEESEHYMGYLVLQTSNNKNFHIIDGQQRLTTLSILILSTLKCLEELAGCISNLRGLAQDYVFEELSFIAHQSNS
- a CDS encoding mandelate racemase/muconate lactonizing enzyme family protein, with translation MLNRRNFLKTGLLAAAFPVCRTSADTDELPHWPLPNLKALFPEIIKLESVELLKTQGELMLVVRANGQLGITQCNDRMHHLTSLLKGLVLPHFAGKDARDLPQLVDNAYRLNSNYKYAGMPLWNCIGSVEIAVWDVLGKILQQPVYQLLGKPVRSEYPVYISDFNREGNPEKIADQLLEKLTVTGANGVKIKVGGRMVNTPENAAQTRKYIPMLRKVLGNEIIMYADANGSYTPREGIETGKLLEDNGVAIFEEPCNFEDEEGMKTVTKALSKIMLAGGEQDSSLYRFRRLARENVYDLLQPDMYYNGGILRTLQVAEIAKKYGAVGIAPHTPKADPLIAPFWQVAALIPNLYGLQEFVYNPTEKKPTWHTDIRLTNGKMTIPDRAGLGINYDASIWQSAERIV
- a CDS encoding heparinase II/III domain-containing protein yields the protein MKKAPFFWYLTGIVFLVHSAIFAQLKHLRNLSKLPDHPRILLLKGEEKGIQKNIASDKNWAVIHQTILTESDKIIGLPPLERIQIGRRLLDKSREALRRIFMLSYAYRMTLDQKYLTRAETELLTVSKFSDWNPSHFLDVGEMTLAVAIGYDWLYHDLQKSSLPILKEAILKKGIEPSMDPKYNSWLTASHNWNQVCNAGMTYGALAIYEDNPPLSKQIIDRAIESIKLPMEDYNPDGAYPEGYSYWGYGTSFNVLFLSAVQKALGSDFGLSNGRGFLNTAAYYQHMVGTSGKTFNYSDAGSGSGGVSPAVFWFANRTQNPSLLFNEKTLLQKGSSSMGRDRILPAAMIWGNGLSFANVTAPKALLWAGQGKNPVAMMRSSWTDPSAIYVGIKAGSPSVNHGHMDIGAFVMDALGERWSMDLGMQEYESLESKGVKLWDKGQNAQRWEIYRYNNMAHSTLTFNNELQRVEGYAPLAGTVNKQAFTGAITDMSAVYKNAVLSAQRGIAIVDGQYVVVKDEILTNDKAATVKWVMVTPADVRIGANGTAELSQNGKRLQLKVAEPTNAVLKTRPAQPSHDYDAPNPGVTLIEVEIPLPANAKSTINVLLVPEGISVNKETKIPSLSDWKK
- a CDS encoding BNR-4 repeat-containing protein produces the protein MKKWLLLLLTSAGTARLRFEILPTFLFTSVLQAQTLNQTDDGFRGIWYHIGKLDNEYVHKYSGGLGTYPANHSPFAVYSPQANRTFFCFGGASKDAKPSLLHEISYFDHITGQVARPTIVLNKATDDAHDNPVLNIDAQGYVWVFSTSHGVERPSYIHRSRKPYDISAFDKIEPTYLKNGKQMPFDNFSYLQSFYQQGKGFFHLMTHYERGMLKYGTNKPRRTIGYITSNDGIQWSAIKDIGTIEEGHYQTGGHRNHRIGTAFNMHPDTEKGAGLDYRTNLYYVQTDDFGQSWQNAQGQQQPLPLSTPQNGSLVKEYRSAGLNVYINDLTYDAKGRPIILFVTSKGPDPGPGQGPHTWQVAFFNGKQWEIHPVTTSDHNYDMGSLYVEDATTWKIIGPTEPGPQAYGTGGEVAVLISKNQGKTWQKQISLTPNSTFNHSYVRRPLNAHPDFYAFWADGHARQPSESSLYFSTQKGEVFRLPRQMKNAFERPIRVNP
- a CDS encoding YHS domain-containing (seleno)protein, giving the protein MKKSAAWIIVLMAVAIHLQAQKSEIFVKDSVAVRGYDVVAYFTQSAPVKGNPAFVEVWKGGKWYFANRENREAFKAAPEKFAPQYGGYCAYGTADGHKAPTDPDAWTVSDGKLYLNYSKKVMDTWRKDQTGFIDKADKNWPTVKLQE